Proteins encoded in a region of the Chelonoidis abingdonii isolate Lonesome George chromosome 2, CheloAbing_2.0, whole genome shotgun sequence genome:
- the BHLHE22 gene encoding LOW QUALITY PROTEIN: class E basic helix-loop-helix protein 22 (The sequence of the model RefSeq protein was modified relative to this genomic sequence to represent the inferred CDS: inserted 5 bases in 3 codons), giving the protein MERALSLAAEEDLFHKSLGASAARMEAAFRAPPGLDLSHPRERQPSPLSCFEPGEAEGLLQPGAALGAGDPLSLAPXVCGKYGESTSRSSVAEARAXEQSPDDDSDGXLRAGAAAGDRAAASPGAGGAGGGLKAAEGGCSNSHGLGGSKKSKEQKALRLNINARERRRMHDLNDALDELRAVIPYAHSPSVRKLSKIATLLLAKNYILMQAQALEEMRRLVAYLNQGQAISAASLPSSAAAAAAAAAALHPALGAYEQAAGYPFSAGLPPASSCPEKCAIFNSVSSSLCKQCTEKP; this is encoded by the exons ATGGAGCGGGCGCTCAGCCTGGCCGCGGAGGAGGACTTGTTCCACAAGAGTCTCGGCGCCTCGGCCGCGAGGATGGAGGCCGCCTTCCGCGCGCCCCCGGGGCTCGACCTGAGCCACCCGCGCGAGCGCCAGCCCTCGCCCCTCAGCTGCTTCGAGCCGGGCGAGGCGGAAGGGCTGCTGCAGCCCGGGGCGGCGCTGGGGGCCGGCGACCCCCTCTCGCTTGCGC CGGTGTGCGGCAAGTACGGCGAGAGCACCAGCCGCAGCTCGGTGGCGGAGGCGCGCGC CGAGCAGAGCCCCGACGACGACAGCGACGG GCTGCGAGCTGGTGCGGCGGCGGGAGACCGTGCGGCCGCCTCgcccggggcggggggcgccgGGGGGGGCCTGAAGGCGGCCGAGGGCGGCTGCTCCAACAGCCACGGCCTGGGCGGGAGCAAGAAGTCGAAGGAGCAGAAGGCGCTGCGGCTCAACATCAACGCCCGCGAGCGGCGGCGGATGCACGACCTGAACGACGCGCTGGACGAGCTGCGGGCGGTGATCCCCTACGCGCACAGCCCCTCGGTGCGGAAGCTCTCCAAGATCGCCACGCTGCTGCTGGCCAAGAACTACATCCTCATGCAGGCGCAGGCTCTGGAGGAGATGCGGCGCCTGGTGGCTTATCTCAACCAGGGCCAGGCCATCTCGGCCGCCTCCCTGCCCAGCTCGGCGGCGGCGGCCGCGGCCGCGGCAGCCGCCTTGCACCCAGCGCTCGGTGCCTACGAGCAGGCGGCCGGCTACCCCTTCAGCGCCGGCCTGCCCCCTGCCAGCTCCTGCCCGGAGAAATGTGCTATTTTCAACAGCGTCTCCTCCAGCCTCTGCAAACAGTGTACGGAGAAGCCTTAA